The following coding sequences lie in one Apium graveolens cultivar Ventura chromosome 3, ASM990537v1, whole genome shotgun sequence genomic window:
- the LOC141710993 gene encoding uncharacterized protein LOC141710993: MDPALGEMYSNTMASPTVAQPNDASDFSPLARNNDTWDDPVQAVPGAKLRVMCSYGGHIIPRPHDKTLCYVGGETRMVVMERLSSLSDLSSRLSRTLLHGRHFHLKYQLPNEELDSLVSISNDEDLENMIEEYDRIASASSMKSLRIRLFLFLAKPETTASMGNLLNDAKSETWFVDALNGAGLIPRVLSDSAANTENLLEFSDQVVNNNDCVENVLSPKDALGGSKQVECVQEAQSSMLGSPVVLETNSSFGSSSSSPSMSNLAHIRVRADNDDARLKDQMAGLDEQFSQMNTSATANLQNQVDGTVMLSAQPPLPVFITTTVSTENENRVVADEDKSDQGGPTRFRKPPLPLQPVQRRLGHDAYNLPSPDSVASDTSIASASSLSRRSQDPTQAATREAARPATNGIVTPNSITSDPNSQVQVQQVPAHVYMQPQQQQQFLHPGTHYLQQTTTGQVQVPSYYPVYAPPTQPQYHQQVDQQYSMYVMPVQQTQQYNMTIQPNVPDSNVVPDSNYPQNASVATPSAAKPTLVQVQPNQYQQQFVSVSQMPYASQSPAPTINYAYEYAQPTHEQVFYTQNPGSQLPPPPQYQTMTPATAMYLSQASAQQSADNANQQIR; encoded by the exons atggATCCTGCTCTTGGCGAAATGTATTCCAACACCATGGCCTCACCCACTGTGGCACAACCTAACGATGCATCTGACTTCTCCCCATTGGCTCGTAATAATGATACTTGGGACGATCCTGTGCAGGCTGTTCCAGGTGCCAAGCTACGGGTGATGTGCAGTTACGGGGGACACATAATTCCCCGTCCACATGACAAAACTCTTTGTTATGTGGGTGGAGAAACACGTATGGTAGTAATGGAACGCCTCTCATCACTCTCTGACCTCTCTTCCAGGCTCTCACGTACACTTCTTCATGGTCGCCATTTTCACCTCAAATACCAGCTCCCAAATGAAGAGCTTGACTCTCTTGTGTCGATTTCTAACGACGAGGACCTGGAGAACATGATTGAAGAGTATGACAGGATAGCTTCTGCTTCATCAATGAAATCCTTAAGAATTCGCTTATTTTTGTTTCTGGCAAAGCCTGAGACCACAGCTTCTATGGGGAACTTACTTAATGATGCTAAATCTGAGACTTGGTTTGTAGATGCTCTTAATGGAGCTGGATTAATTCCTAGAGTGCTGTCAGATTCAGCAGCCAACACAGAAAACTTATTGGAGTTCTCTGACCAAGTTGTAAATAACAATGATTGTGTGGAAAATGTTCTCTCTCCAAAAGATGCTTTAGGTGGTAGCAAACAAGTTGAATGCGTACAAGAAGCGCAGTCAAGTATGCTCGGATCACCAGTGGTGTTGGAAACAAATTCTTCATTTGGATCAAGTTCTTCTTCCCCTTCCATGTCCAACTTGGCTCATATTCGTGTTCGTGCTGACAATGACGATGCTAGATTAAAAGATCAAATGGCTGGATTGGATGAACAATTCTCACAAATGAACACTAGTGCTACTGCAAATTTGCAAAATCAAGTTGATGGCACTGTGATGTTATCTGCTCAACCTCCTCTCCCTGTGTTTATTACTACAACTGTTTCTACTGAGAATGAAAACCGGGttgttgctgatgaagataaaTCGGATCAGGGAGGCCCAACACGGTTTAGGAAACCACCACTGCCACTGCAGCCTGTGCAGCGAAGACTTGGACATGATGCTTACAATTTGCCCTCACCAGATTCTGTTGCAAG TGATACTAGCATCGCATCAGCAAGTTCGCTTTCAAGAAGATCTCAAGATCCAACTCAAGCTGCCACAAGGGAAGCCGCCAGGCCTGCTACTAATGGAATAGTAACTCCAAACAGCATAACCTCAGACCCAAATTCTCAAGTCCAAGTGCAGCAAGTTCCAGCCCATGTGTACATGCAACctcagcagcaacaacagtttcTTCATCCGGGCACACATTATCTCCAACAAACCACAACTGGTCAAGTACAAGTCCCATCATACTACCCAGTTTATGCTCCTCCCACACAGCCTCAATATCATCAACAAGTCGATCAACAGTACTCAATGTATGTGATGCCCGTCCAGCAAACTCAACAATACAATATGACTATTCAACCCAATGTGCCAGATTCAAATGTAGTACCAGACTCAAATTATCCACAAAATGCATCCGTAGCTACTCCCTCTGCAGCTAAACCAACCCTAGTGCAAGTTCAGCCTAATCAATATCAGCAGCAATTCGTCAGTGTCTCACAAATGCCTTATGCCTCACAGTCTCCTGCTCCGACTATTAATTATGCCTATGAATATGCACAGCCAACACATGAGCAAGTATTCTATACGCAGAATCCTGGTTCTCAGCTGCCTCCACCTCCTCAGTATCAAACTATGACACCTGCCACCGCAATGTATCTGTCACAAGCTTCAGCTCAGCAGTCTGCAGACAATGCAAACCAGCAGATCAGATGA
- the LOC141713167 gene encoding uncharacterized protein LOC141713167 isoform X1: protein MATISHSLLNPSNPVQQNSNPRKLRITYCLSYKETSNQDHNVKKWRDDLRIMFAAGGTGGHIYPAIAIADQLKTINPNIQILFIGTPNGMESIAVPSAGYDFRTVPATPLARPLISLQNIFVFPFQLAKSVILSFQELQNFDPDIVVGTGGYVSFPVCLAAVLKGVNLVIQEQNSVPGIANWWLSFFADTVLVAFHSTVDSFVLKKKCVVCGNPVRLSLMRYMSRAVARTHFFPKAGNPDAKVLLVLGGSLGANAINIALLNLYYELLERKDLFIIWQTGVDAFDEMESLVKNHSNVILTAFLHSMDLAYAAADLIVSRAGAMTCCEILATGKPSILIPSPNVAEGHQFNNASLMADLAGAKIITEDELDSITLEAEISEILDNESLMAEMSQRALQAAKPNACAEIAERIIALVKVSTTK, encoded by the exons ATGGCCACCATCTCTCACTCTCTTCTTAATCCTAGTAACCCAGTTCAGCAAAACTCAAACCCCAg GAAATTAAGAATTACTTACTGTTTGTCATATAAAGAAACAAGTAATCAAGATCACAATGTCAAAAAATGGAGAGATGATCTCCGGATTATGTTTGCTGCTGGGGGAACTGGAGGTCATATTTATCCAGCAATTGCTATTGCAGATCAACTCAAAACTATAAACCCTAACATACAGATTCTCTTTATTGGAACCCCAAATGGAATGGAGAGCATTGCCGTCCCGTCTGCAGGCTACGATTTTAGAACTGTTCCAGCTACCCCGTTGGCCCGTCCTTTGATTTCGCTTCAAAATATTTTTGTCTTCCCCTTTCAACTAGCAAAATCTGTGATTTTAAGTTTTCAAGAATTGCAAAATTTTGATCCCGATATAGTTGTTGGGACCGGGGGGTATGTGTCGTTTCCTGTTTGCTTAGCTGCTGTGCTGAAAGGAGTGAACTTGGTTATTCAAGAGCAGAATTCAGTGCCCGGGATTGCAAATTGGTGGTTGTCGTTTTTTGCAGATACGGTGCTTGTTGCATTTCATTCGACAGTTGATAGTTTCGTACTGAAGAAAAAGTGTGTGGTATGTGGAAACCCAGTGAGGTTATCACTGATGCGGTACATGTCCAGAGCTGTGGCAAGAACACATTTCTTCCCTAAGGCAGGCAATCCGGATGCAAAAGTTTTGCTGGTTCTTGGAGGGTCTTTAGGCGCAAATGCTATAAATATTGCACTGTTGAACTTGTACTATGAGTTGCTTGAGAGAAAGGATTTGTTTATCATTTGGCAAACTGGTGTTGATGCATTTGACGAGATGGAAAGTTTGGTGAAGAATCATTCAAATGTGATTCTAACAGC GTTCTTGCATTCTATGGATTTGGCATACGCTGCTGCAGACCTTATTGTTTCGAGGGCTGGGGCAATGACTTGCTGTGAGATCTTGGCCACTGGAAAGCCTTCCATCCTG ATTCCCTCACCAAATGTAGCAGAAGGTCATCAATTCAATAATGCTTCTTTAATGGCAGACTTAGCTGGGGCGAAGATTATAACTGAAGATGAGCTTGATTCAATTACACTTGAAGCAGAAATTTCAGAGATCTTAG ATAATGAGAGCTTAATGGCTGAAATGTCTCAGAGAGCTCTGCAGGCTGCGAAACCAAATGCCTGTGCTGAAATCGCAGAACGTATCATTGCTCTAGTTAAAGTATCGACAACAAAGTAA
- the LOC141714872 gene encoding protein FAR1-RELATED SEQUENCE 5-like, which produces MNLVQRERHVNTATRSLIKTLYGSGVRNCQVMNVIGNIHGGNDKVGFNVQHVRNVLRDERMKRFEISDAQAGLDLLHRLNEESGSKYFIRTEVDEENRLTCLVWIDPRCIMAYQNFGDVMAFKNTYRTNRYAMPFVPFTGVNHHYQSVIFGFALMRDEHASTFEWILRTWLEGVGNNPPLTIITDQDQAMASAIAVVLPNTTHLLCSWHISQKFPEKLAHYYSAFPEFKTDFNNCIYKSLTECVFEARWASFVEKYHLQDHKWLKGLYELKHKWIPAYTRNKFSAFQNSTSRSEGMNSFFDKYVSSATGLKEFIENAQKALARQFMRENEEDYVTINLKRPMKLHTTLEYHASCIYTKEMFRRFQDELVESSKYFVEKDRRASEEGERMGDVYTYYSCYRPMSEPTRRNVYFVAFEKASSLGMCTCRMLEHLGLPCRHLLAVFTKKWVSEIPPYYINRRWTMHANRVDGVLPYNLDVGQSHEMTSTDRFNSMTMLTMSFCQSSIVSKERYDYAVGVMNREIPILEKMSVDGIKSYESNSQAPNASAHEETILDPIMSQTKGRKKDVRFKSPIESIGKKEKPPRRCTYCQMEGHDKRKCASRLEDLKNVQESQYN; this is translated from the coding sequence ATGAATTTGGTACAACGAGAAAGACATGTCAACACCGCGACCCGTAGTTTGATAAAAACGCTTTATGGTTCGGGGGTTCGTAATTGTCAAGTGATGAATGTGATTGGTAACATTCATGGAGGTAATGACAAAGTTGGTTTCAATGTTCAACATGTTAGGAATGTGTTAAGAGACGAGAGGATGAAAAGATTTGAGATTAGTGACGCCCAAGCGGGGTTGGACTTGTTGCATAGGTTGAATGAAGAAAGTggttctaaatattttattaggaCCGAAGTCGATGAAGAGAATCGCTTGACGTGTCTAGTATGGATTGATCCGAGATGTATAATGGCTTACCAAAATTTTGGCGATGTTATGGCTTTTAAAAACACTTATCGGACAAATAGGTATGCAATGCCATTTGTCCCATTTACCGGAGTCAATCATCATTATCAATCGGTAATTTTCGGGTTTGCATTGATGCGGGATGAACACGCGTCGACTTTTGAGTGGATTCTTCGTACTTGGCTTGAAGGTGTGGGGAATAATCCTCCATTGACTATAATCACGGATCAAGATCAAGCCATGGCAAGCGCTATTGCGGTTGTACTCCCGAATACTACCCATTTATTGTGTTCTTGGCACATTAGTCAAAAATTCCCGGAGAAATTAGCTCATTATTATTCGGCTTTTCCGGAATTCAAGACGGACTTCAACAATTGCATTTATAAATCTCTCACCGAATGTGTTTTTGAAGCTAGATGGGCGTCGTTTGTGGAAAAGTATCACTTGCAAGATCATAAATGGTTAAAGGGGTTATATGAGTTGAAGCACAAGTGGATTCCTGCATATACTAGAAACAAATTTTCAGCGTTTCAAAATAGTACATCGAGGAGTGAGGGGATGAATTCTTTCTTTGATAAGTATGTGAGTTCGGCAACGGGTTTGAAGGAATTCATTGAAAATGCCCAAAAAGCATTGGCAAGGCAATTCATGAGGGAGAATGAAGAAGATTATGTCACCATTAATCTAAAACGTCCCATGAAATTGCATACCACATTGGAGTATCATGCTTCTTGTATCTACACTAAGGAAATGTTTAGAAGATTTCAAGATGAATTGGTCGAGTCTTCAAAATACTTTGTTGAAAAAGACCGACGAGCTAGTGAAGAAGGGGAGAGAATGGGGGATGTTTATACGTACTATAGTTGTTATAGGCCCATGTCCGAGCCTACGAGAAGAAATGTTTATTTTGTGGCATTCGAGAAAGCAAGCTCTTTGGGAATGTGTACGTGTAGAATGCTTGAACATTTGGGGCTACCTTGTAGACACCTATTGGCGGTCTTCACTAAGAAATGGGTTTCGGAAATTCCCCCGTATTACATAAACCGGAGGTGGACAATGCAtgccaatagagttgatggtgtgtTGCCTTACAATTTGGATGTTGGACAAAGTCATGAGATGACCTCAACCGATCGATTTAATAGCATGACAATGTTAACCATGAGTTTTTGTCAAAGTAGCATTGTATCCAAGGAACGGTATGATTATGCCGTTGGAGTGATGAATCGAGAAATACCAATTCTCGAAAAAATGAGCGTTGATGGAATTAAATCTTACGAAAGCAATTCGCAAGCTCCAAATGCAAGTGCTCATGAAGAAACAATTCTTGACCCTATTATGTCCCAAACTAAAGGGAGGAAGAAGGATGTTCGTTTCAAAAGTCCAATAGAATCGATTGGTAAAAAGGAGAAGCCGCCAAGAAGGTGCACTTATTGTCAAATGGAAGGCCATGATAAAAGGAAGTGTGCTAGTAGACTAGAAGATCTTAAAAATGTTCAAGAATCGCAATATAATTAG
- the LOC141713167 gene encoding uncharacterized protein LOC141713167 isoform X2: MFAAGGTGGHIYPAIAIADQLKTINPNIQILFIGTPNGMESIAVPSAGYDFRTVPATPLARPLISLQNIFVFPFQLAKSVILSFQELQNFDPDIVVGTGGYVSFPVCLAAVLKGVNLVIQEQNSVPGIANWWLSFFADTVLVAFHSTVDSFVLKKKCVVCGNPVRLSLMRYMSRAVARTHFFPKAGNPDAKVLLVLGGSLGANAINIALLNLYYELLERKDLFIIWQTGVDAFDEMESLVKNHSNVILTAFLHSMDLAYAAADLIVSRAGAMTCCEILATGKPSILIPSPNVAEGHQFNNASLMADLAGAKIITEDELDSITLEAEISEILDNESLMAEMSQRALQAAKPNACAEIAERIIALVKVSTTK, translated from the exons ATGTTTGCTGCTGGGGGAACTGGAGGTCATATTTATCCAGCAATTGCTATTGCAGATCAACTCAAAACTATAAACCCTAACATACAGATTCTCTTTATTGGAACCCCAAATGGAATGGAGAGCATTGCCGTCCCGTCTGCAGGCTACGATTTTAGAACTGTTCCAGCTACCCCGTTGGCCCGTCCTTTGATTTCGCTTCAAAATATTTTTGTCTTCCCCTTTCAACTAGCAAAATCTGTGATTTTAAGTTTTCAAGAATTGCAAAATTTTGATCCCGATATAGTTGTTGGGACCGGGGGGTATGTGTCGTTTCCTGTTTGCTTAGCTGCTGTGCTGAAAGGAGTGAACTTGGTTATTCAAGAGCAGAATTCAGTGCCCGGGATTGCAAATTGGTGGTTGTCGTTTTTTGCAGATACGGTGCTTGTTGCATTTCATTCGACAGTTGATAGTTTCGTACTGAAGAAAAAGTGTGTGGTATGTGGAAACCCAGTGAGGTTATCACTGATGCGGTACATGTCCAGAGCTGTGGCAAGAACACATTTCTTCCCTAAGGCAGGCAATCCGGATGCAAAAGTTTTGCTGGTTCTTGGAGGGTCTTTAGGCGCAAATGCTATAAATATTGCACTGTTGAACTTGTACTATGAGTTGCTTGAGAGAAAGGATTTGTTTATCATTTGGCAAACTGGTGTTGATGCATTTGACGAGATGGAAAGTTTGGTGAAGAATCATTCAAATGTGATTCTAACAGC GTTCTTGCATTCTATGGATTTGGCATACGCTGCTGCAGACCTTATTGTTTCGAGGGCTGGGGCAATGACTTGCTGTGAGATCTTGGCCACTGGAAAGCCTTCCATCCTG ATTCCCTCACCAAATGTAGCAGAAGGTCATCAATTCAATAATGCTTCTTTAATGGCAGACTTAGCTGGGGCGAAGATTATAACTGAAGATGAGCTTGATTCAATTACACTTGAAGCAGAAATTTCAGAGATCTTAG ATAATGAGAGCTTAATGGCTGAAATGTCTCAGAGAGCTCTGCAGGCTGCGAAACCAAATGCCTGTGCTGAAATCGCAGAACGTATCATTGCTCTAGTTAAAGTATCGACAACAAAGTAA